In one Thunnus maccoyii chromosome 12, fThuMac1.1, whole genome shotgun sequence genomic region, the following are encoded:
- the pold3 gene encoding DNA polymerase delta subunit 3: MDELYLDNIDEYVNDHDKIVTYKWLSLTLGVHVNTAKQMLYHYLDHKRKESSAQLHATYLVSGKFVDNGQASHKVSVVREEQLEDFKAKMSLIVSVHVYSVQKALLKDSGPLYSVDYDAVKDNLKNCSRYSAIRCASAVPMSSLELQRAREVQQAPTPEPEIRKSGMNGEANLGSKPSTKPQKGIMGLFANKATPKNQDSSKEIKSEVKEDAPVVDSTKSKPAVKSNPVMNFFGTQATKKPDKTVKEEEPAQSSSSAEQRHASSQPEEKQEAAAVEPKDTKKDSRSKTKRIEDSDSEEEKMEKKKRRRIKKPEPDSSDEDVIPDSPQQVETREPLPPRPKKEVETVSHPGSSEMKVRKRRRVLKSRTFVDDEGCIVTEKGYESESYSETEDDAPPTKQAPKHPFPAKQPTSNKEDVKKSQKKASANANKGTKQASIMGFFQKK; encoded by the exons atggaCGAGCTTTATTTGGATAATATCGACGAATATGTCAACGACCACGACAAGATA GTGACCTACAAATGGCTGAGTCTCACTCTCGGTGTCCATGTCAACACAGCAAAACA AATGCTCTATCATTACCTGGATCACAAGAGGAAAGAAAGCTCAGCTCAGCTTCATGCTACCTATCTTGTGTCGGGGAAGTTTGTGGACAACGGCCAGGCG AGTCACAAGGTGTCCGTTGTCAGAGAGGAGCAGTTGGAAG ACTTCAAAGCCAAGATGAGCTTGATAGTCAGTGTCCATGTGTACAGTGTCCAGAAAGCTTTACTGAAAGACAGCGGTCCTCTCTACAGCGTCGACTATGATGCTGTGAAAGACAATCTGAAGAACTGCAGCAG atACAGCGCGATCCGCTGTGCCTCTGCGGTACCCATGTCCTCTCTAGAGCTGCAGCGTGCGAGAGAAGTGCAGCAGGCTCCTACACCAGAGCCTGAAATCAGAAAGTCTGGCATGAACGGAGAAGCTAATCTAGGTTCAAAACCTTCCACCAAGCCGCAAAAAGGCATCATGGGACTGTTTGCAAATAAAGCTACTCCTAAAAACCAGGACAGTAGCAAAGAGATAAAGTCAGAGGTGAAGGAAGATGCACCTGTT gtTGATTCCACCAAAAGCAAACCAGCTGTAAAGTCGAATCCTGTGATGAACTTCTTTGGGACTCAAGCAACAA AGAAACCAGATAAAACTGTGAAGGAGGAAGAACCTGCTCAGTCGTCTTCCTCAGCAGAGCAACGGCATGCAAGTTCACAacctgaagaaaaacaagaagctGCTGCGGTGGAGCCGAAGGACACTAAGAAAGACTcgaggag CAAAACCAAGAGAATAGAGGATTCTGACAGcgaggaggagaaaatggagaagaaaaagagacgAAGGATTAAGAAGCCTGAACCAGACAGCAGCGATGAAGATG TCATTCCAGATTCTCCACAGCAGGTGGAAACAAGAGAACCGTTACCACCACGTCCTAAAAAAGAGGTTGAAACTGTTTCACAT CCGGGGAGCTCTGAAATgaaggtgaggaagaggagacgaGTCCTGAAATCTCGTACGTTTGTGGATGACGAAGGATGCAtcg TGACGGAGAAAGGCTACGAGAGCGAATCGTACTCTGAAACAGAAGACGACGCTCCGCCCACCAAACAAGCTCCAAAACATCCCTTTCCTGCAAAACAACCGACAAGTAACAAAGAGGACGTGAAGAAAAGTCAGAAGAAAGCTTCTGCAAACGCAAATAAAGGAACTAAACAAGCTTCAATTATGGGATTTTTCCAGAAGAAATGA
- the LOC121908249 gene encoding sodium- and chloride-dependent betaine transporter-like isoform X1, which produces MDEVLDLDMNKERRKRENQRGDGDRGRWASKTEYILVVAGNVVGLGNVWRFPYLCYKNGGGAFLVPYGLLAVVVGIPLFLLESSVGQYTQEGFITCWRKLCPLAQGIGYGYFVLKFYDFIYIIIQVWALFYLVFSFRSQLPWATCDNTWNTVNCVGLQTLDSMSPNVTINQTMLTNTTSAAIEFWEQRVLAMSGGIEELGSVRWELALCLLACWVFTYFSIWKSVRSSAKVAYFTATFPYVMLLILLIRGLTLPGAWEGIYYYLYPDLNSLANLEVWMEAGSQICFSYSLTAGTLNVLSSYNDYKNNCYKDCFWLCLLNSGTSFVAGFVVFSVLGFMAQKQGVTVDAVAESGPGLAFIAYPQATALMPLPQLWTVCFFLMMIFLSVDTHFVTVECFVTSVRDLFPKLFHKPGRHEIFVLIICSSFFFIHLTLVTEGGIYIFQLTDYYGCTEAFHYFMAFECLALAWGFGADRVINIIEDMTGHRPSVFFKVCWRYIIPLLSLIFLIMYLVGYTHLRINDSYVYPDWAYALGWTMTLSSVLMVPLWAAGQMCWTAGTFRQRLSVLCHPVEDPVSQRRKMEEDGIHVELRTSAETS; this is translated from the exons atgGACGAAGTTCTTGATCTTGACATgaacaaagaaagaaggaaaagagagaatcAGAGAGGGGATGGAGACAGAGGACGATGGGCCagtaaaacagaatatattCTGGTTGTTGCAGGAAATGTGGTTGGCCTGGGCAATGTTTGGAGATTTCCTTACCTCTGCTACAAGAACGGAGGAG GTGCCTTTCTGGTGCCATATGGTCTGTTAGCTGTGGTGGTTGGGATACCTCTGTTCCTACTGGAGAGTTCAGTTGGTCAGTACACCCAGGAAGGATTCATCACCTGTTGGAGGAAATTGTGTCCGCTGGCACAAG gAATTGGATATGGATATTTTGTGTTGAAATTTTATGACTTCATCTACATTATTATCCAAGTCTGGGCTCTCTTCTACCTGGTGTTCTCATTCAGATCCCAGCTCCCCTGGGCCACATGTGACAACACCTGGAATACAG TGAACTGTGTGGGTCTTCAGACTTTGGATTCTATGTCGCCAAATGTGACTATAAATCAGACCATGTTGACCAACACCACCTCTGCTGCCATTGAGTTCTGGGA acAGAGGGTGCTGGCCATGTCTGGAGGCATTGAGGAGCTGGGCAGTGTGAGATGGGAGCTGGCTTTGTGTCTCTTGGCCTGCTGGGTGTTCACGTACTTCAGTATCTGGAAAAGTGTCAGATCCTCTGCAAAG gtagCATACTTCACTGCCACCTTCCCCTACGTGATGCTCCTGATATTGCTCATCAGGGGATTGACTCTGCCTGGAGCTTGGGAAGGGATCTACTACTACCTGTATCCAGATTTGAACAGCCTGGCTAACCTTGAG GTCTGGATGGAGGCAGGATCTCAAATATGCTTCTCCTACAGCCTGACCGCAGGAACTCTCAATGTTTTGAGCAGCTATAATGACTACAAGAACAACTGCTACAA GGACTGTTTCTGGCTCTGTCTGCTGAACAGTGGGACCAGTTTTGTTGCTGGATTTGTCGTCTTCTCTGTACTTGGATTCATGGCTCAGAAACAGGGTGTTACTGTCGACGCTGTGGCTGAGTCTG GTCCAGGTTTGGCCTTCATTGCTTACCCACAGGCAACAGCTTTGATGCCTTTACCACAGCTCTGGACTGTCTGCTTTTTCCTGATGATGATTTTCCTCAGTGTTGACACACAT TTTGTGACAGTTGAGTGTTTTGTCACCTCAGTAAGGGACTTGTTTCCGAAGCTGTTTCATAAACCAGGAAGACATGAGATCTTTGTCCTCATCATTTGTTCATCCTTCTTCTTCATACATCTGACTTTGGTCACTGAG GGAGGGATTTACATATTCCAGCTTACTGATTATTATGGTTGTACTGAagcttttcattatttcatgGCTTTTGAGTGTCTGGCTCTGGCTTGGGGTTTTG GTGCTGACcgtgttattaacatcattgaGGACATGACTGGACACAGACCATCTGTGTTCTTCAAAGTGTGCTGGAGATACATCATTCCTCTGCTGTCACTG ATTTTCCTTATCATGTACCTGGTTGGTTACACACACCTCAGGATTAACGACAGCTACGTTTACCCCGACTGGGCCTATGCTCTAGGCTGGACCATGACACTCTCCTCTGTTCTCATGGTGCCACTGTGGGCAGCTGGACAGATGTGTTGGACAGCAGGCACCTTCAGACAG CGTTTGTCTGTCCTTTGTCATCCCGTTGAAGATCCAGTCtcacagaggagaaaaatggaAGAGGATGGGATACATGTGGAGCTGAGGACGTCTGCAGAGACATCTTAG
- the LOC121908249 gene encoding sodium- and chloride-dependent GABA transporter 3-like isoform X2, translated as MSLYLYTYRCLSGAIWSVSCGGWDTSVPTGEFSWSVHPGRIHHLLEEIVSAGTRSQLPWATCDNTWNTVNCVGLQTLDSMSPNVTINQTMLTNTTSAAIEFWEQRVLAMSGGIEELGSVRWELALCLLACWVFTYFSIWKSVRSSAKVAYFTATFPYVMLLILLIRGLTLPGAWEGIYYYLYPDLNSLANLEVWMEAGSQICFSYSLTAGTLNVLSSYNDYKNNCYKDCFWLCLLNSGTSFVAGFVVFSVLGFMAQKQGVTVDAVAESGPGLAFIAYPQATALMPLPQLWTVCFFLMMIFLSVDTHFVTVECFVTSVRDLFPKLFHKPGRHEIFVLIICSSFFFIHLTLVTEGGIYIFQLTDYYGCTEAFHYFMAFECLALAWGFGADRVINIIEDMTGHRPSVFFKVCWRYIIPLLSLIFLIMYLVGYTHLRINDSYVYPDWAYALGWTMTLSSVLMVPLWAAGQMCWTAGTFRQRLSVLCHPVEDPVSQRRKMEEDGIHVELRTSAETS; from the exons ATGTCTCTGTATTTATATACCTATAGGTGCCTTTCTGGTGCCATATGGTCTGTTAGCTGTGGTGGTTGGGATACCTCTGTTCCTACTGGAGAGTTCAGTTGGTCAGTACACCCAGGAAGGATTCATCACCTGTTGGAGGAAATTGTGTCCGCTGGCACAAG ATCCCAGCTCCCCTGGGCCACATGTGACAACACCTGGAATACAG TGAACTGTGTGGGTCTTCAGACTTTGGATTCTATGTCGCCAAATGTGACTATAAATCAGACCATGTTGACCAACACCACCTCTGCTGCCATTGAGTTCTGGGA acAGAGGGTGCTGGCCATGTCTGGAGGCATTGAGGAGCTGGGCAGTGTGAGATGGGAGCTGGCTTTGTGTCTCTTGGCCTGCTGGGTGTTCACGTACTTCAGTATCTGGAAAAGTGTCAGATCCTCTGCAAAG gtagCATACTTCACTGCCACCTTCCCCTACGTGATGCTCCTGATATTGCTCATCAGGGGATTGACTCTGCCTGGAGCTTGGGAAGGGATCTACTACTACCTGTATCCAGATTTGAACAGCCTGGCTAACCTTGAG GTCTGGATGGAGGCAGGATCTCAAATATGCTTCTCCTACAGCCTGACCGCAGGAACTCTCAATGTTTTGAGCAGCTATAATGACTACAAGAACAACTGCTACAA GGACTGTTTCTGGCTCTGTCTGCTGAACAGTGGGACCAGTTTTGTTGCTGGATTTGTCGTCTTCTCTGTACTTGGATTCATGGCTCAGAAACAGGGTGTTACTGTCGACGCTGTGGCTGAGTCTG GTCCAGGTTTGGCCTTCATTGCTTACCCACAGGCAACAGCTTTGATGCCTTTACCACAGCTCTGGACTGTCTGCTTTTTCCTGATGATGATTTTCCTCAGTGTTGACACACAT TTTGTGACAGTTGAGTGTTTTGTCACCTCAGTAAGGGACTTGTTTCCGAAGCTGTTTCATAAACCAGGAAGACATGAGATCTTTGTCCTCATCATTTGTTCATCCTTCTTCTTCATACATCTGACTTTGGTCACTGAG GGAGGGATTTACATATTCCAGCTTACTGATTATTATGGTTGTACTGAagcttttcattatttcatgGCTTTTGAGTGTCTGGCTCTGGCTTGGGGTTTTG GTGCTGACcgtgttattaacatcattgaGGACATGACTGGACACAGACCATCTGTGTTCTTCAAAGTGTGCTGGAGATACATCATTCCTCTGCTGTCACTG ATTTTCCTTATCATGTACCTGGTTGGTTACACACACCTCAGGATTAACGACAGCTACGTTTACCCCGACTGGGCCTATGCTCTAGGCTGGACCATGACACTCTCCTCTGTTCTCATGGTGCCACTGTGGGCAGCTGGACAGATGTGTTGGACAGCAGGCACCTTCAGACAG CGTTTGTCTGTCCTTTGTCATCCCGTTGAAGATCCAGTCtcacagaggagaaaaatggaAGAGGATGGGATACATGTGGAGCTGAGGACGTCTGCAGAGACATCTTAG